The following nucleotide sequence is from Flavobacterium sp. N1736.
TAATCATGGTATGATGAACTAAATTTTATTATCGGTATCCTCGTTTATTTTTGACTCCAATTGACTTATTCTTTTTTGCTGTAAAGCTACAAGTCGGTCAATTTGTTCTCTTTCCCATTTTTTATTCATGAATCTGTCCGTAATATAAACTTTTATAAAATGGAGAATAAAGATAAAAAGCCATATTGTTATGGCC
It contains:
- a CDS encoding 2TM domain-containing protein produces the protein MEKEVHEQYEYARRRLRQKKVLYFHFVLFLIGSLFLFVGNRFFGLGANTEQNWCIWAITIWLFIFILHFIKVYITDRFMNKKWEREQIDRLVALQQKRISQLESKINEDTDNKI